The following proteins come from a genomic window of Nitrosopumilaceae archaeon AB1(1):
- a CDS encoding ABC transporter ATP-binding protein, with protein MSKSRIKNTFMSLLEIQNLSTSYNTDGTDVDILDDINLSINFGESLGIAGESACGKSTLGLSIIRMLTDGKITSGDILLDGVSILQKSDSEFDDTYRWKKISMIFQGAINSLNPVFTIKKQMYELLNTHKYPHNFDDAIRESLKNVNLDDSVLDSYPHELSGGMIQRVVIAMAIILKPQIIIADEPTTSLDVLIQAQIINLFKKLKRQGVSIILITHDLGVLSEISEKIAIMYAGRIVEFGPSSMIYSAPQHPYTQELLASIPKLEGPKPLSIPGTPPNLADIGTGCRFAPRCKHVMEKCNTNPPNFKVKSSYSSCWLSE; from the coding sequence ATGAGCAAGTCTAGAATAAAAAACACATTCATGTCATTACTTGAGATTCAGAATTTATCTACATCTTACAATACAGACGGTACCGATGTTGATATTCTTGATGATATCAACTTGTCAATAAATTTTGGTGAATCACTAGGTATTGCAGGGGAGAGTGCGTGTGGAAAGAGTACACTTGGTCTGAGTATAATTCGCATGCTCACTGATGGTAAAATCACTTCAGGTGATATTTTGCTTGACGGAGTATCTATTCTGCAAAAAAGTGATTCAGAGTTTGATGATACATATCGTTGGAAAAAGATATCTATGATATTTCAGGGGGCGATAAATTCTCTAAATCCTGTATTTACCATAAAAAAACAAATGTATGAATTATTAAATACTCACAAATATCCTCACAACTTTGATGATGCTATTAGGGAGTCTCTAAAAAACGTAAATCTTGATGACTCTGTTTTAGATTCTTATCCTCATGAACTTAGCGGTGGTATGATTCAACGTGTGGTAATTGCTATGGCTATAATCTTAAAACCACAAATAATAATAGCAGACGAGCCGACAACCTCACTTGACGTATTAATTCAAGCACAAATTATCAATTTATTTAAAAAATTAAAGAGGCAGGGTGTGAGCATTATTCTAATTACTCATGATCTTGGAGTTCTCTCTGAGATATCTGAAAAAATCGCCATCATGTATGCTGGCCGTATAGTTGAATTTGGTCCATCTAGCATGATATATTCTGCTCCTCAGCATCCGTACACACAAGAACTGTTGGCATCTATACCAAAACTTGAAGGTCCAAAACCCCTATCAATTCCTGGAACCCCACCAAATCTTGCTGATATTGGGACTGGTTGTAGATTTGCCCCTAGGTGTAAACACGTCATGGAAAAATGTAATACAAATCCACCGAATTTCAAAGTTAAATCTAGTTATTCTTCTTGTTGGTTATCTGAATAA